Proteins encoded within one genomic window of Mycolicibacterium monacense:
- a CDS encoding ATP-dependent Clp protease proteolytic subunit, translating into MSNQTDPRLQPQARYILPSFIEHSSFGVKESNPYNKLFEERIIFLGVQVDDASANDIMAQLLVLESLDPDRDITMYINSPGGSFTSLMAIYDTMQYVRADIQTVCLGQAASAAAVLLAAGTPGKRLALPNARILIHQPALSGVIQGQFSDLEIQAKEIERMRTLMEVTLARHTGKDPETIRKDTDRDKILTAEEAKDYGIIDTVLEYRKLSAQTS; encoded by the coding sequence ATGAGCAACCAGACCGATCCCCGCCTTCAGCCGCAGGCGCGCTACATCCTGCCGTCGTTCATCGAGCACTCGAGCTTCGGCGTCAAGGAATCCAACCCGTACAACAAGCTCTTCGAGGAACGCATCATCTTCCTCGGCGTGCAGGTGGACGACGCGTCGGCGAACGACATCATGGCCCAGCTGCTGGTCCTCGAGTCGCTCGATCCCGACCGCGACATCACCATGTACATCAACTCGCCCGGTGGCTCCTTCACGAGCCTGATGGCGATCTACGACACCATGCAGTACGTGCGCGCCGACATCCAGACGGTGTGCCTGGGCCAGGCCGCCTCGGCCGCCGCGGTGCTGCTGGCCGCCGGCACACCCGGTAAGCGGCTCGCGCTGCCGAACGCCCGCATCCTCATCCACCAGCCCGCGCTGTCCGGCGTGATCCAGGGTCAGTTCTCCGATCTGGAGATCCAGGCCAAGGAGATCGAACGGATGCGCACGCTGATGGAGGTCACCCTGGCGCGGCACACCGGCAAGGACCCCGAGACGATCCGCAAGGACACCGATCGCGACAAGATCCTGACCGCCGAAGAGGCCAAGGACTACGGGATCATCGACACCGTCCTCGAGTACCGGAAGCTGTCGGCTCAGACGTCCTGA
- the tig gene encoding trigger factor — MKSTVEKLSPTRVRINVEVPFTELEPDFDRAFKELAKQVRLPGFRPGKAPRKLLEARVGREAMLDQVVGEAVPGRYTEAVTSSDVQPLGQPEIEITKKEYGEDLVFTAEVDVRPEITLPDLSALEITVDPIEITDEEVDTELQSLRARFGTLTGVDRPAKDGDFVSIDLSATVDGKDVPEATTEGLSHEVGSGQLIEGLDDAIVGLSEGESKEFTTTLAAGEHAGKEAVVTVTVKSIKERELPEPDDEFAQLASEFDTIDELKESLTEQVRRVKRVQQAEQIRDKALELLLEQTEVPLPEKIVQAQIDDTVHNAIHGLDHDEDRFAEQLAEQGSSREEFDANTRTEAEKAVKTQLLMDALADQLEVQVGQGDLTERLVLMSRQYGLEPQQLLQILQQNNQLPAMFADVRRGLTIAAVVHGATVKDTDGNDIDTTEFFGPSGGAQAEAEGADEADADSDADSDTEADEADEAK, encoded by the coding sequence GTGAAGAGCACCGTCGAGAAGTTGAGCCCCACCCGGGTGCGCATCAACGTGGAGGTGCCCTTCACGGAACTCGAACCGGACTTCGACCGGGCGTTCAAGGAGCTCGCCAAGCAGGTGCGGCTCCCCGGGTTCCGGCCCGGTAAGGCGCCGCGCAAGCTGCTCGAGGCCCGCGTCGGCCGCGAGGCCATGCTCGACCAGGTCGTCGGCGAGGCCGTCCCCGGCCGCTACACCGAGGCCGTGACGAGCTCGGACGTGCAGCCCCTCGGGCAGCCCGAGATCGAGATCACCAAGAAGGAGTACGGCGAGGACCTGGTGTTCACCGCCGAGGTCGACGTCCGTCCCGAGATCACCCTGCCGGACCTGTCCGCGCTGGAGATCACCGTCGACCCGATCGAGATCACCGACGAGGAGGTCGACACCGAACTGCAGTCCCTGCGCGCCCGCTTCGGCACGCTGACCGGTGTCGACCGTCCGGCAAAGGACGGCGACTTCGTCTCCATCGACCTGTCTGCCACCGTCGACGGGAAGGACGTCCCGGAGGCGACCACCGAGGGCCTGTCGCACGAGGTGGGCTCGGGCCAGCTGATCGAGGGCCTCGACGATGCGATCGTCGGCCTCTCGGAGGGGGAGAGCAAGGAGTTCACCACCACGCTGGCCGCCGGCGAGCACGCAGGCAAAGAGGCCGTCGTCACCGTCACGGTGAAGTCCATCAAGGAACGTGAACTGCCGGAGCCGGACGATGAGTTCGCCCAGCTCGCCAGCGAATTCGACACCATCGACGAGCTCAAGGAGAGCCTGACCGAGCAGGTCCGTCGGGTGAAGCGCGTCCAGCAGGCCGAGCAGATCCGCGACAAGGCGCTGGAGCTGCTGCTCGAGCAGACCGAGGTCCCGCTGCCCGAGAAGATCGTCCAGGCCCAGATCGACGACACGGTGCACAACGCGATCCACGGCCTCGACCACGACGAGGACCGCTTCGCCGAGCAGCTCGCCGAACAGGGCAGCAGCCGCGAGGAGTTCGACGCCAACACCCGCACCGAGGCCGAGAAGGCCGTCAAGACGCAGCTGCTGATGGATGCGCTCGCCGACCAACTCGAGGTCCAGGTCGGCCAGGGCGACCTGACCGAGCGGCTGGTGCTGATGTCGCGGCAGTACGGGCTCGAGCCGCAGCAGCTGCTGCAGATCCTGCAGCAGAACAACCAGCTGCCCGCCATGTTCGCCGACGTCCGCCGCGGCCTGACCATCGCGGCCGTCGTGCACGGCGCCACGGTCAAGGACACCGACGGCAACGACATCGACACCACCGAGTTCTTCGGCCCGTCGGGCGGCGCGCAGGCCGAGGCGGAGGGCGCCGACGAGGCCGACGCCGACTCCGACGCCGACTCCGACACGGAAGCCGACGAGGCCGACGAGGCCAAGTGA
- a CDS encoding ATP-dependent Clp protease proteolytic subunit, with the protein MRGGAPGLTLQDSVYERLLAERIIFLGSQVDDDIANRLCAQILLLSAEDPTKDIHLYINSPGGSISAGMAIYDTMVLAPCDVATYAMGMAASMGEFLLAAGTKGKRYALPHARILMHQPLGGITGGAADIAIQAEQFAAIKKEMFRLNAEFTGQTIERIEADSDRDRWFTAQEALEYGFVDHIITSASINDGVAP; encoded by the coding sequence ATGCGTGGCGGGGCGCCGGGCCTCACGCTCCAGGACTCGGTCTACGAGCGTCTGCTCGCCGAGCGCATCATCTTCCTCGGCTCGCAGGTGGACGACGACATCGCCAACCGCCTGTGCGCCCAGATCTTGCTGCTCTCGGCGGAGGACCCGACGAAGGACATCCACCTCTACATCAACTCGCCCGGCGGCTCGATCAGCGCCGGCATGGCGATCTACGACACGATGGTCCTGGCCCCGTGCGACGTCGCGACCTACGCGATGGGCATGGCCGCGTCCATGGGTGAGTTCCTGCTCGCCGCGGGCACGAAGGGTAAGCGTTACGCCCTGCCCCACGCCCGCATCCTGATGCACCAGCCGCTCGGCGGTATCACCGGTGGCGCGGCCGACATCGCGATCCAGGCCGAGCAGTTCGCGGCGATCAAGAAGGAGATGTTCCGCCTCAACGCCGAGTTCACCGGGCAGACCATCGAACGCATCGAGGCCGACTCGGACCGCGACCGCTGGTTCACCGCGCAGGAAGCGCTCGAATACGGATTCGTCGACCACATCATCACCAGCGCCAGCATCAACGACGGAGTGGCCCCCTAA